Proteins from a genomic interval of Zingiber officinale cultivar Zhangliang chromosome 2A, Zo_v1.1, whole genome shotgun sequence:
- the LOC122040451 gene encoding pentatricopeptide repeat-containing protein At1g77170, mitochondrial-like produces the protein MRPLGPLFAAAATAAESNVAFSAPFIPSPPSSSSSSSEQCLGDPATMVATRLEACADHRDLARTHAHVLRFHLLRASFHWNALIRCYLRLGRPRASLSLYAQMCRSGATRDRYTLPLAVKAAALLFAFASGVQLHCTAFKLGLACHEFTESGLISLYAKAGLFGSAAKVFDQSAHRKLGSWNAIISGLTQGGRLREAMNAFVELRRSGLVPDDVTMVSLASACGGLGDIDLAEQVHKCLLQAGRSGRLEVTLSNSLIDMYAKCGRTDLARKVFVRMSRRDVSSWTSMIMSLAVQGEESTALDLFQEMQLDGVRPNKVTFVAVLSACAHGGLVDEGMNYLEAMTKEFNLVPTVAHYGCIVDMLGKLGQLEQARTVVETMPMEANSVVWGSLLGACEKHANVEVGEWAAKNLLDLEPWNDGVYVVLSNIYAEAKNWREVERIRKLMKDRRVAKAPGYSSSLT, from the coding sequence ATGCGCCCGCTCGGCCCTCTcttcgccgccgccgccaccgccgccgAATCCAACGTCGCCTTCTCCGCCCCTTTTATTCCGtcacctccctcctcctcctcctcctcctccgagcAATGCCTTGGAGATCCCGCGACGATGGTGGCCACCCGTCTCGAGGCTTGCGCTGACCACCGTGATCTGGCGCGGACGCATGCCCATGTCCTCCGCTTCCATCTCCTCCGCGCATCCTTCCACTGGAACGCCCTCATCCGCTGTTACCTCCGCCTCGGCCGCCCCCGCGCGTCCCTCTCACTCTACGCCCAGATGTGCCGTTCCGGCGCAACTCGGGACCGCTACACGCTCCCTCTCGCCGTCAAGGCCGCCGCGCTCCTCTTTGCGTTCGCGTCCGGGGTTCAGCTCCACTGCACCGCCTTCAAGCTCGGATTGGCCTGCCATGAGTTCACCGAGAGCGGTCTCATCAGCCTCTACGCCAAGGCCGGACTTTTTGGCTCGGCGGCGAAGGTGTTCGACCAAAGTGCGCACAGAAAGCTCGGTTCTTGGAATGCCATCATAAGTGGCCTCACGCAGGGCGGCCGACTGAGGGAAGCCATGAATGCGTTCGTGGAGCTACGGAGAAGCGGGCTGGTGCCCGACGACGTGACGATGGTCAGCTTGGCTTCTGCCTGCGGGGGGCTAGGCGACATCGATCTGGCCGAACAAGTGCACAAGTGCCTTCTGCAGGCCGGCCGCTCAGGGAGGTTGGAGGTCACGCTATCGAATTCTTTGATCGATATGTATGCTAAATGCGGCCGGACTGACCTCGCCCGCAAGGTGTTCGTTAGAATGTCAAGGAGAGATGTTTCATCTTGGACATCCATGATAATGAGCCTGGCAGTGCAAGGGGAAGAATCTACCGCTCTGGACCTCTTCCAAGAAATGCAGCTGGACGGAGTGCGACCGAACAAGGTGACCTTTGTCGCGGTGCTGAGCGCCTGCGCCCACGGTGGTCTGGTGGACGAGGGCATGAACTACTTGGAAGCAATGACCAAGGAATTCAATCTAGTTCCCACCGTAGCCCATTACGGTTGCATTGTGGATATGCTGGGCAAGCTGGGGCAGCTCGAGCAGGCGAGAACCGTAGTGGAGACGATGCCAATGGAAGCGAACTCAGTGGTTTGGGGATCGCTCTTGGGCGCGTGCGAGAAGCATGCTAACGTCGAGGTTGGAGAGTGGGCGGCGAAGAATTTGCTGGACCTGGAGCCTTGGAACGACGGCGTTTACGTAGTGCTGTCAAATATTTATGCAGAGGCAAAGAACTGGAGGGAAGTGGAGAGAATTCGAAAACTGATGAAGGATAGAAGAGTTGCTAAGGCCCCAGGCTACAGTTCTTCATTAACATAA
- the LOC122040362 gene encoding early nodulin-like protein 1, with product MEVPSLSANGFPLQLLVVALVLLAMMDLIRGYDFYAGGRDGWVLHPSESYSHWAERNRFQVSDSIVFAYEKGKDSVLMVPEHDFYSCNLSRPLLWLDGGNDRFAFNHSGLFFFVSGAPGKCELGQKLEVVVMAIRHWPPPPHSTPCPAPKAPPPLSVTPPPVPDAFGSWTSPAPAPAQLPATSDAAAISSLGIVIAITQFVLLIQIL from the exons ATGGAGGTTCCATCTCTTTCTGCTAATGGATTTCCTCTGCAGCTTCTCGTAGTTGCTCTGGTTTTGCTGGCGATGATGGACTTGATTCGGGGTTACGACTTCTACGCCGGCGGCAGAGATGGCTGGGTGCTGCATCCCTCTGAGAGTTACAGCCATTGGGCCGAGAGAAACAGGTTTCAAGTCAGTGATTCCATCG TTTTCGCGTACGAGAAGGGGAAGGACTCTGTTTTGATGGTGCcggagcatgatttctactccTGCAACTTGAGCAGACCCTTACTGTGGCTCGACGGAGGCAATGACCGATTTGCGTTCAACCACTCCGGGTTGTTCTTCTTCGTGAGCGGCGCTCCGGGAAAGTGCGAGCTGGGGCAGAAGCTGGAGGTGGTGGTCATGGCCATCCGGCACTGGCCGCCTCCGCCACACTCAACCCCTTGTCCCGCGCCAAAAGCACCGCCTCCTTTGTCAGTGACTCCGCCGCCTGTTCCGGATGCCTTTGGCAGTTGGACATCGCCTGCGCCAGCACCGGCCCAGCTACCTGCAACTTCCGACGCTGCTGCGATCAGCTCTCTCGGAATAGTAATTGCTATTACCCAATTTGTGCTTCTGATTCAAATTCTGTAG